One segment of Belonocnema kinseyi isolate 2016_QV_RU_SX_M_011 chromosome 7, B_treatae_v1, whole genome shotgun sequence DNA contains the following:
- the LOC117176371 gene encoding regucalcin-like — protein MVATSRYRRPELDYSSNRTTNINKQQLGSVNSVNSLMFCKPQITKVVSSIGLVIDTAATIPPKVYFIDSKENYNILAYSFHRGSGKFIDKSKIVFNWKKQKMVGYPRRLTVDKDGNLWVPLYDGHGVIQVNPKNKEIIKFIPIPAHRVGACTFGGANFDILFVSTIGYGHGNDRKQRPPKDEGGSIFALMGLGVQGWPPQPFKLGIFPAPKNDIVKI, from the exons ATGGTGGCGACCTCTAGGTACAGAAGGCCCGAATTGGACTACAGTTCCAAca GGACGACGAATATTAATAAACAACAATTAGGAagtgtgaattctgtgaattctcttATGTTTTGTAAACCACAAATTACGAAAGTTGTTTCAAGCATTGGACTTGTGATTGACACAGCTGCGACTATTCCTCCCAAAGTATATTTCATCGATTCTAAGGAAAATTATAACATCTTAGCCTACAGTTTTCATAGAGGATCAGGAAAAtttattg ataagtcTAAGAtcgtttttaactggaaaaaacaaaaaatggtgGGATATCCACGTCGTCTGACAGTTGATAAGGATGGTAACCTCTGGGTGCCTCTTTATGATGGTCACGGA gtCATTCAAGTTAATCCaaagaataaagaaataataaaatttattcccATACCAGCACACAGAGTCGGCGCATGCACTTTTGGGGGtgctaattttgatattttatttgtgtCAACAATAGGATATGGTCACGGAAATGATCGTAAACAACGTCCACCAAAAGATGAAGGTGGTTCAATTTTCGCTCTCATGGGCCTTGGCGTGCAGGGGTGGCCGCCACAACCATTTAAATTAGGTATATTTCCTGCCCCTAAAAATgacattgtaaaaatataa
- the LOC117176372 gene encoding regucalcin-like codes for MKPDAGPLSFAVLVRGKRNKYVVGAGKEILLVTWDSSQDDYNPECVKIAIVDNNIPDNRLSYGTVDPLDRLVFGTMNENGHPFGNVTSCNHNFKFVRQIKDIITSSGFVWEETASGPSKVYFVDALSHYDILAYSFHKTAGTFRNHILALDWSKISRRGTPRRLTIDRTGKLWVPLYEGRGIMQVDPAKHKIVQYIPVPAKRVGACVFGGPNLDVLYVSTIGYGHKNDPESRPFGDQGGTIFAFRGLGAKGWAPEQYRMEKIPDSVQLI; via the exons atgAAACCAG ATGCCGGTCCTCTTTCTTTTGCTGTTCTTGTCCGCGGCAAGAGAAATAAATATGTGGTGGGTGCtggtaaagaaattttattagtcACGTGGGATAGTAGCCAAGATGATTACAATCCTGAATGCGTAAAAATAGCAATTGTAGACAATAATATCCCTGACAACAGATTAAGTTATGGAACCGTGGACCCGTTAGACAGACTAGTGTTTG GGACGATGAACGAAAATGGACACCCATTCGGAAATGTGACCTCTtgtaatcataattttaaatttgtaagacaAATAAAGGACATTATTACGAGCAGTGGTTTCGTGTGGGAAGAAACTGCGTCTGGTCCTTCTAAAGTATATTTCGTCGATGCTTTGTCACATTATGACATCCTAGCCTACTCTTTTCACAAAACAGCAGGAACATTTA GGAACCATATACTCGCCTTGGACTGGTCGAAAATTTCCAGGAGGGGAACTCCGCGTCGTCTGACAATTGATAGGACTGGTAAACTCTGGGTGCCTCTTTATGAAGGTCGCGGA attATGCAAGTTGATCCAGCCAAACACAAAATAGTACAATATATTCCCGTGCCTGCAAAAAGAGTCGGCGCGTGCGTTTTCGGAGGTCCCAACCTTGATGTCTTATATGTATCAACCATAGGATATGGTCACAAAAATGATCCTGAGTCACGTCCATTTGGAGATCAAGGTGGTACAATTTTCGCTTTCAGGGGCCTTGGCGCAAAGGGTTGGGCACCAGAACAATACAGAATGGAGAAAATCCCTGACAGTGTACAACTAATCTAA